The following proteins come from a genomic window of Bacteroidota bacterium:
- a CDS encoding glycosyltransferase family 2 protein: MTEISIVVPVFNSSMVLPELNSRVIECLAGIDYELILVNDCSHDNSWEVMRNLAADNNRITAINLRKNSGQDNAILAGLRHASGNYVVIMDDDLQHAPADIITLHEKCKEGFDVVYAGFAGKKQALYKQAGSRANGTMASVLLSKPGGIYLSPFKIIRKGVAAEIALFAGPYPYIDGIILTITNNIGQIAVAHHERFAGKSNYSLNKSASVMFRLFTGFSILPLRIATILGLAISLAGFGLAVYYLCEYFFTNHIVEGWITLVVLIIFFGGLTIMLLGLLGEYLGRIYLTLNRKPQYSISSIIQHRSASKEESK; this comes from the coding sequence GAAATCAGCATAGTCGTTCCGGTATTCAACAGCAGTATGGTATTACCAGAGCTGAACAGCAGGGTAATTGAATGCCTTGCCGGTATTGATTATGAATTGATACTGGTGAACGATTGCAGCCATGATAATTCATGGGAAGTGATGCGTAATCTTGCCGCCGATAATAATAGAATTACGGCTATTAATCTGAGGAAAAACAGCGGACAGGATAATGCGATTCTGGCAGGCTTGCGACATGCATCAGGGAACTATGTTGTTATCATGGACGATGACCTGCAGCATGCACCTGCCGATATAATTACGCTTCATGAAAAATGTAAAGAAGGTTTTGATGTAGTGTATGCCGGTTTTGCCGGAAAAAAGCAAGCGTTGTACAAACAGGCCGGAAGCCGCGCCAATGGTACAATGGCGTCTGTGCTTCTATCAAAACCCGGCGGTATTTATCTTTCTCCTTTTAAAATAATAAGAAAAGGAGTGGCTGCTGAAATTGCTTTATTTGCCGGACCGTATCCATATATTGACGGCATCATTCTTACCATTACCAATAATATTGGTCAGATTGCCGTTGCGCACCATGAGCGTTTTGCCGGAAAGAGTAATTATTCGCTCAATAAGTCGGCATCAGTTATGTTCAGGCTGTTTACCGGCTTTTCAATATTGCCGCTGCGCATTGCAACTATTCTTGGTCTGGCCATTTCACTCGCGGGTTTCGGACTGGCCGTTTATTATCTGTGCGAATATTTTTTTACGAATCATATTGTGGAAGGCTGGATTACGCTCGTAGTGCTGATTATCTTTTTTGGCGGTCTTACCATCATGCTGCTCGGGCTGCTTGGTGAATACCTTGGCAGAATCTACCTCACACTCAACCGCAAACCCCAGTACAGCATCAGCAGTATTATTCAGCATCGTTCCGCATCAAAAGAAGAATCGAAGTGA